In the genome of Paenibacillus sp. FSL R5-0766, one region contains:
- a CDS encoding sensor histidine kinase — protein MKLIQWIASSLRLKLLSMFIILSSVPLIVVGLISYHKSYTVVSNHNKASTQLVADQLARNIDILFEDTERLLELGKNPQVLQYLYSQSESYPEAKAILQTYNLYRETYKYDKVLNISFVNFYGKGISERKGVFKLERNPLRNPYFKYLIQYPDAILRIPHSAAYAEYNRLDGFAYPKQNALSIITTVKERITHEVIGFIVIDLNDSFIDDFLTNTPIKDSGFFYISDQYGNTLFRPDATPASITMMDQIRSVPLHLQHDSFILSAGSKPQFVVYSTSEQTGWKMIGVAPYQEIIAEANSIRQLIIITVLLSAFFAISLYFFLNNRLILPIRILMNKMRKAANGYLEAKVTPHGSDEIADLGKSFNVMLDKLKMLIEKSIRENEQVKIAELRTLQAQINPHFLYNTLESILWMAEAEKKENVIKLVQALSKFFRLSLNKGFDWVSIQTELEHARSYLVIQQMRYHDILTYEISVDRELQDYPILKMTLQPLIENALYHGIKNKRGQGLISIHGYVEDNSIILTVQDNGIGMSADRLAQLREELEKPAGSRSPQDDEQEGGFGLLNVHHRIRLYFGPAYGVEMESTYMEGSTFMIRIPKSKEVNR, from the coding sequence TTGAAACTCATTCAATGGATTGCTTCAAGCCTCAGGCTTAAATTACTCAGCATGTTTATCATCCTCAGTTCAGTACCACTGATCGTGGTTGGATTGATTTCTTACCACAAATCCTATACGGTCGTATCCAATCATAACAAGGCCTCGACACAACTGGTTGCCGACCAGCTTGCCAGAAACATTGACATCTTGTTTGAGGATACGGAACGGCTGCTCGAACTGGGCAAGAACCCGCAAGTGCTTCAATACCTGTATTCTCAATCGGAGTCCTACCCGGAAGCCAAAGCCATCCTTCAGACATACAATCTTTATCGGGAAACCTACAAGTATGACAAGGTACTTAATATCTCGTTCGTGAATTTCTATGGAAAAGGCATAAGTGAACGAAAAGGCGTGTTCAAGCTGGAACGAAATCCGCTGCGTAACCCGTACTTCAAGTATCTGATACAGTATCCGGATGCCATTCTGCGCATCCCTCATTCTGCAGCCTATGCCGAATATAACAGGCTGGATGGGTTTGCTTACCCTAAACAGAATGCGCTTTCAATTATAACCACGGTCAAAGAGCGAATTACGCATGAGGTCATCGGGTTCATAGTAATTGATTTGAATGATTCGTTCATTGATGATTTTTTGACGAATACCCCTATTAAGGATTCCGGTTTTTTCTATATTAGTGATCAATACGGAAATACACTCTTCAGGCCGGATGCCACCCCGGCATCCATAACCATGATGGATCAGATCCGATCGGTCCCTTTACATCTACAGCACGACAGCTTTATCCTGTCTGCAGGATCCAAGCCCCAGTTTGTTGTATACAGCACCTCAGAACAGACCGGATGGAAAATGATCGGGGTAGCTCCTTATCAGGAAATCATTGCAGAGGCCAATAGCATTCGCCAATTGATCATCATTACCGTTTTGTTAAGTGCTTTCTTTGCGATATCGTTATATTTTTTCCTGAATAATCGACTGATTCTTCCCATCCGGATTCTGATGAACAAGATGCGTAAAGCTGCAAACGGTTACTTGGAAGCCAAAGTCACACCACACGGCTCGGACGAAATTGCTGATCTGGGCAAAAGTTTCAATGTGATGCTGGATAAGCTCAAAATGCTAATCGAAAAGAGCATTCGAGAGAATGAACAGGTGAAAATAGCTGAACTACGTACGCTGCAAGCTCAGATCAACCCTCATTTCCTGTATAACACGTTGGAATCTATTCTATGGATGGCTGAAGCAGAGAAAAAAGAAAATGTAATCAAACTTGTGCAGGCCCTCTCGAAGTTCTTTCGGTTGAGTCTGAACAAAGGATTCGACTGGGTATCCATTCAAACCGAGCTTGAGCATGCGCGGAGTTACTTGGTTATTCAACAGATGAGGTACCACGATATTCTCACCTACGAGATCAGCGTTGATCGTGAGCTTCAGGATTATCCCATTTTGAAAATGACGCTGCAGCCCCTGATTGAAAACGCGCTCTACCATGGGATCAAGAACAAACGCGGTCAAGGGTTGATATCCATTCACGGATATGTAGAGGACAATAGCATCATTCTCACCGTACAGGATAACGGAATCGGCATGTCTGCGGATCGATTGGCACAATTACGTGAAGAGCTGGAGAAGCCGGCCGGTTCCCGTTCACCCCAAGATGACGAGCAGGAAGGCGGATTTGGTCTGCTCAATGTACATCACCGGATTCGACTCTATTTCGGACCAGCTTATGGTGTTGAAATGGAAAGTACCTATATGGAAGGCAGCACATTTATGATTCGTATCCCCAAAAGCAAGGAGGTTAACCGTTGA
- a CDS encoding ABC transporter substrate-binding protein translates to MRTKKKWGLAITLAMVMLVSTACSSTNGGAGSDNETSTSGNGSTPASAKTITLGFSQVGAESGWRSANTKSIQDSAKEAGYDLKFSDAQQKQENQIKALRSFIQQKVTVIAFSPVVESGWDTVLKEAKDAGIPVILTDRAVDSPDKTLYKTFIGSDFVEEGRKAGQWLSDQYKDTQDEINIVELQGTTGSAPANDRQEGFMELIASNSKLKVIASQSGDFTRAKGKEVMQAFLKAHKKIDVLYAHNDDMALGAIQAIEAAGLKPGVDITIISVDAVKDGMQAAADGKINFIVECNPLLGPQLMEAVQAVVDGKDIEPRIVTDETTFTSEQAKEALPTREY, encoded by the coding sequence ATGCGAACCAAAAAAAAGTGGGGACTTGCCATAACATTGGCTATGGTGATGCTGGTCAGCACGGCATGTAGCAGTACCAATGGAGGAGCAGGCTCCGATAATGAAACTTCAACGAGTGGGAATGGCAGTACACCTGCCAGCGCCAAAACAATTACGCTTGGTTTTTCACAGGTTGGTGCGGAGAGTGGTTGGCGTTCGGCGAATACCAAGTCGATTCAGGATTCAGCCAAAGAAGCGGGTTATGATTTGAAATTCTCCGATGCGCAGCAGAAGCAGGAAAATCAAATCAAAGCTTTGCGCTCCTTCATACAACAGAAGGTGACGGTGATTGCTTTTTCCCCTGTTGTAGAATCCGGTTGGGATACCGTATTGAAGGAAGCGAAGGATGCAGGAATTCCCGTGATTTTGACGGACCGTGCTGTGGATTCGCCGGATAAAACCCTCTACAAAACCTTTATTGGTTCCGACTTTGTAGAAGAAGGACGCAAAGCAGGTCAGTGGCTTAGTGACCAATACAAGGACACACAAGACGAGATCAACATTGTTGAGCTGCAGGGTACAACAGGCTCCGCACCAGCGAATGACCGTCAAGAGGGCTTTATGGAATTGATTGCTTCCAACTCGAAGCTTAAAGTGATTGCTTCACAATCGGGTGACTTTACACGTGCCAAAGGCAAAGAAGTCATGCAAGCTTTCCTCAAAGCACATAAAAAAATAGATGTTCTCTATGCACATAATGACGATATGGCACTTGGTGCAATTCAGGCCATTGAAGCGGCAGGATTGAAACCAGGCGTAGATATTACCATTATCTCTGTGGATGCCGTGAAGGATGGTATGCAGGCTGCTGCTGATGGCAAAATCAACTTTATCGTTGAATGTAATCCGTTGTTAGGACCTCAATTAATGGAAGCGGTTCAAGCGGTAGTGGACGGGAAAGACATCGAACCCCGAATCGTTACGGATGAGACGACCTTCACATCGGAGCAAGCCAAAGAAGCATTGCCAACACGTGAATATTAA
- a CDS encoding sugar ABC transporter ATP-binding protein — protein MAEQAPILQMTGITKQFPGVKALSSVSFRLFPGEIHALMGENGAGKSTLIKVLTGVYSIDEGTVTMDNRDLSISGPLEAQKAGISTVYQEVNLCPNLTVAENIFIGREPMRFGKINWKQMNKDAENLLRDRLHLSIDVKAPLQTYSVAMQQLIAIARALSISAKVLILDEPTSSLDKNEVQQLFRIMHKLKSEGLAILFVTHFLDQVYEMSDRLTVLRNGELEGEYIAAELPRMELVLKMIGKELEVLEELPKEADAAQAEAGELLITAKALGRKGAIEPFDLDIRKGEVVGLAGLLGSGRTEIARLFFGADRSDVGKLLVVDTGSTVKSPRHAIDQNIAFCSENRKTEGIIDDLTIRENIILALQATRGWSKPISRKKQDEIAEKYINLLNIHPKNPEHLIKNLSGGNQQKVLLARWLLMNPDLLILDEPTRGIDIGAKTEIQKLVLSLSKQGMAVLFISSELEEVIRVSHRIAVIRDRKKVQELSGDQIHQQQIMKAMAGG, from the coding sequence ATGGCCGAGCAAGCACCCATTTTACAAATGACAGGCATCACCAAACAATTTCCCGGGGTTAAAGCACTGTCCAGCGTCAGCTTTCGCTTGTTTCCGGGCGAGATTCATGCCTTGATGGGTGAGAACGGAGCGGGGAAGTCAACGCTTATTAAAGTTCTGACCGGCGTTTATTCCATTGACGAAGGAACGGTAACGATGGATAACCGGGATCTTTCGATCTCCGGTCCGCTTGAAGCGCAAAAGGCGGGAATCAGTACCGTTTATCAAGAGGTCAATCTCTGTCCAAACTTAACGGTTGCTGAGAATATTTTCATCGGGCGGGAGCCGATGCGATTTGGCAAAATCAATTGGAAGCAAATGAACAAAGATGCGGAGAACCTTCTGCGAGACAGATTACATCTGTCCATCGACGTTAAGGCTCCTTTACAGACCTATTCGGTCGCGATGCAACAACTGATTGCAATTGCAAGAGCACTCAGCATCTCGGCAAAAGTGCTCATATTGGATGAACCCACATCCAGTCTGGACAAAAACGAGGTTCAGCAACTGTTTCGTATTATGCACAAATTAAAGAGTGAAGGTCTCGCAATTCTTTTTGTTACTCATTTTCTTGATCAGGTATACGAAATGTCGGATCGTCTAACGGTACTCCGTAACGGGGAATTGGAAGGAGAGTACATAGCCGCAGAACTTCCACGCATGGAACTGGTGCTCAAGATGATCGGAAAGGAGCTTGAGGTGCTTGAGGAGCTTCCGAAGGAAGCGGATGCTGCCCAGGCGGAGGCGGGAGAACTGTTAATTACCGCTAAGGCACTTGGACGCAAAGGAGCAATTGAGCCATTTGATCTGGACATTCGCAAAGGAGAAGTCGTGGGCTTGGCTGGGTTATTGGGGTCTGGTCGTACCGAAATCGCTCGCCTTTTCTTTGGTGCAGATCGTTCAGATGTAGGCAAGCTGCTCGTTGTAGATACAGGAAGTACGGTCAAGTCGCCGCGTCATGCAATTGATCAGAATATTGCTTTTTGCTCCGAGAACCGTAAAACCGAAGGCATAATCGATGATTTGACCATTCGGGAGAACATTATTCTGGCTTTACAAGCGACAAGAGGCTGGTCCAAACCAATCTCACGCAAGAAACAGGATGAGATCGCCGAAAAGTACATCAACCTGTTAAATATCCATCCGAAAAACCCGGAGCATTTAATTAAAAATCTGAGCGGCGGTAATCAGCAAAAGGTGTTGCTTGCACGGTGGTTGCTGATGAACCCCGATCTGTTGATTCTCGATGAACCTACGCGTGGAATTGATATCGGTGCCAAGACTGAAATACAGAAGCTGGTGCTCTCTCTGTCGAAGCAGGGCATGGCCGTGCTGTTCATTTCGTCCGAGCTGGAAGAAGTGATTCGTGTCAGCCACCGGATTGCCGTAATCCGGGACCGCAAAAAAGTGCAAGAACTTAGCGGGGATCAGATCCATCAACAGCAAATCATGAAAGCAATGGCAGGAGGTTAA